One Microbacterium sp. No. 7 genomic window carries:
- a CDS encoding PLD nuclease N-terminal domain-containing protein, which yields MVRVLIPVALLLLAFWVYSIVDCALQPPVRHRGVSKPSWMLIVILIPVLGGVLWFALGRVRASELAAPRAPDDDPEFLGRIGHISDQDERIRRLEAELAALDAEDQENLDRPGGRDATEGDDDADRHDSTR from the coding sequence ATGGTTCGCGTTCTGATCCCGGTGGCTTTGCTGCTGCTCGCCTTCTGGGTCTACAGCATCGTCGACTGCGCACTGCAGCCGCCGGTGCGGCACCGCGGCGTCAGCAAGCCGTCGTGGATGCTCATCGTGATCCTCATCCCCGTGCTCGGCGGCGTGCTGTGGTTCGCGCTCGGACGAGTGCGGGCGAGCGAGCTCGCCGCACCGCGCGCGCCCGACGACGACCCCGAGTTCCTGGGACGCATCGGCCACATCAGCGATCAGGACGAGCGCATCCGACGCCTCGAGGCGGAGCTCGCCGCCCTCGACGCCGAAGACCAGGAGAACCTCGATCGTCCCGGCGGCCGCGACGCCACCGAGGGCGACGACGACGCCGACCGGCACGACTCGACGCGCTGA
- a CDS encoding DUF4229 domain-containing protein, translating into MRTRSIVVYSVLRLLVFLVPFGIMMLFPVMREFFWLAAVFAALIGLSLSVLFLSKPLGEVSAGLASRRDAKRAGEVTDEDVEDALADGS; encoded by the coding sequence ATGCGCACGCGGTCGATCGTTGTCTACTCGGTGCTGCGCCTGCTCGTCTTTCTCGTGCCGTTCGGCATCATGATGCTGTTTCCCGTGATGCGCGAGTTCTTCTGGCTGGCCGCCGTCTTCGCCGCCCTCATCGGGCTGAGCCTGTCGGTGCTCTTCCTGAGCAAGCCGCTCGGCGAGGTCTCGGCCGGGCTCGCATCGCGCCGCGACGCCAAGCGCGCCGGCGAGGTCACCGACGAGGACGTCGAGGACGCCCTCGCCGACGGCAGCTGA
- a CDS encoding 1,4-dihydroxy-2-naphthoate polyprenyltransferase — MAATRPKKRKSPSGKPQSGKSGRPRGNPQKRPAAAPPEPARLGDWIGAARLRTLPLAIAPVLIGTGAALLVDRALHWVIALACLVVALALQIGVNFANDYSDGIRGTDDFRVGPQRLTASRKASPRAVLTAALVFFGVAAVAGLAIVVRTQHWWMLAVGTACIVAAWFYTGGKRPYGYAGLGELFVFVFFGLVATVGTTFVQVGYVPQESWFGGVAVGLLAVAVLLANNLRDVEQDRAAGKRTLSVRIGARGTQVLFTVIVLVPFVILALFALFYPRAWVGMLTLIPLAAATLIVWTFRQPRELVVALSLTSLSALAYAAFVFWAFAA, encoded by the coding sequence GTGGCAGCCACCCGACCCAAGAAGCGCAAGTCCCCGAGCGGAAAGCCTCAGAGCGGCAAGTCCGGCCGCCCGCGCGGCAATCCGCAGAAGCGTCCCGCCGCCGCGCCGCCCGAGCCCGCGCGGCTCGGCGACTGGATCGGCGCCGCGCGCCTGCGCACGCTGCCGCTGGCGATCGCGCCCGTGCTCATCGGCACCGGTGCGGCGCTGCTCGTCGACCGGGCGCTGCACTGGGTCATCGCCCTCGCGTGCCTCGTGGTGGCCCTCGCGCTGCAGATCGGGGTGAACTTCGCGAACGACTACTCCGACGGCATCCGCGGCACCGACGACTTCCGCGTGGGCCCGCAGCGCCTCACCGCCTCGCGCAAGGCGTCGCCGCGCGCCGTGCTCACGGCGGCGCTCGTGTTCTTCGGCGTCGCCGCGGTCGCGGGCCTCGCGATCGTCGTCCGCACGCAGCACTGGTGGATGCTGGCGGTCGGTACCGCGTGCATCGTCGCCGCGTGGTTCTACACGGGCGGCAAGCGTCCCTATGGCTACGCGGGCCTCGGCGAGCTGTTCGTGTTCGTCTTCTTCGGGCTCGTCGCGACGGTCGGCACGACGTTCGTGCAGGTCGGCTACGTGCCGCAGGAGTCGTGGTTCGGCGGCGTCGCCGTGGGCCTGCTCGCGGTCGCCGTGCTGCTCGCGAACAACCTGCGCGACGTCGAGCAGGACCGCGCGGCCGGCAAGCGCACGCTCTCCGTGCGCATCGGCGCGCGCGGCACCCAGGTGCTGTTCACGGTGATCGTGCTCGTGCCGTTCGTGATCCTCGCGCTGTTCGCGCTGTTCTATCCGCGGGCGTGGGTCGGCATGCTCACGCTCATCCCGCTCGCCGCCGCGACGCTCATCGTGTGGACGTTCCGCCAGCCGCGCGAGCTGGTCGTCGCCCTGAGCCTCACGTCGCTGTCGGCCCTCGCCTACGCCGCGTTCGTGTTCTGGGCCTTCGCCGCGTAG
- a CDS encoding AMP-binding protein, translating into MRLEPVDGGDARAVLRALRGAVLGAGPAIALGAASGPRVALPAEMPAGTALVVTTSGSTGYPKSVVLSRSALTSSALATAARLGEGAWLLALPAHYIAGAQVLVRSLIAGREPAMLSGSFSAQAFAAAAHGMASSVGGTRVPTYTSLVPAQVQMLLDAGEHAALASFEAVLVGGQALAPALAERAAAAGARLVRTYGSSETAGGCVYDGVPLDGVRVRVVDGEVQLSGPMLAEGYLAEPERTASVFVDDGGARWYRTGDGGSFDGILRITGRLDNVIVSGGINVSLDRVEQTVRAVAGFESAVVVPVADERWGEASVVVAPRAGVPDADAALAALRDAVGAALGAPARPARLVLVEAVPLLPSGKPDRQALRARVRGEGGA; encoded by the coding sequence ATGAGGCTCGAACCCGTCGACGGCGGCGACGCGCGCGCCGTGCTGCGCGCGCTCCGGGGCGCCGTGCTCGGCGCCGGCCCCGCGATCGCGCTGGGTGCGGCATCCGGTCCGCGTGTCGCACTGCCCGCGGAGATGCCCGCGGGCACGGCGCTCGTCGTCACGACGTCGGGCTCGACGGGCTACCCCAAGTCGGTCGTGCTGAGCCGCTCGGCGCTCACCTCGTCGGCGCTTGCGACGGCCGCGCGCCTCGGCGAGGGCGCATGGCTGCTCGCCCTGCCGGCGCACTACATCGCCGGCGCCCAGGTGCTCGTGCGCTCGCTCATCGCGGGACGCGAGCCCGCGATGCTGTCGGGCTCGTTCTCGGCGCAGGCGTTCGCCGCGGCCGCGCACGGCATGGCGTCGAGCGTGGGCGGCACCCGCGTGCCGACCTACACGTCGCTCGTGCCGGCGCAGGTGCAGATGCTGCTGGATGCCGGGGAGCACGCCGCGCTCGCCTCGTTCGAGGCCGTGCTCGTGGGCGGCCAGGCGCTCGCGCCCGCGCTCGCCGAGCGAGCCGCCGCGGCGGGCGCCCGGCTCGTCCGCACGTACGGATCGAGCGAGACCGCGGGCGGCTGCGTCTACGACGGCGTGCCGCTCGACGGCGTCCGTGTGCGCGTCGTCGACGGCGAGGTGCAGCTGTCGGGGCCCATGCTCGCGGAGGGATACCTCGCGGAGCCGGAGCGCACGGCATCCGTCTTCGTCGACGACGGGGGAGCCCGCTGGTACCGCACGGGGGACGGCGGCAGCTTCGACGGCATCCTGCGCATCACGGGACGGCTCGACAACGTGATCGTGTCGGGCGGCATCAACGTGTCGCTCGACCGCGTCGAGCAGACGGTGCGCGCCGTGGCGGGGTTCGAGAGCGCGGTCGTCGTGCCCGTGGCCGACGAGCGCTGGGGCGAGGCGTCGGTCGTCGTCGCGCCGCGCGCGGGGGTGCCTGACGCCGATGCCGCGCTGGCCGCCCTGCGCGACGCCGTCGGGGCCGCGCTGGGCGCTCCCGCCCGGCCCGCCCGCCTCGTGCTCGTGGAGGCCGTCCCGCTGCTGCCGAGCGGCAAGCCCGACCGGCAGGCTCTGCGAGCCCGCGTACGCGGCGAGGGCGGGGCGTAG
- a CDS encoding 1,4-dihydroxy-2-naphthoyl-CoA synthase, whose translation MVSELFDPAEWMPAPGADAYTDITAHVSTDGRIARIAFDRPEVRNAFRPHTVDELYRALDTARQDPRIGVVLLTGNGPSPKDGGWAFCSGGDQRIRGRDGYKYSESETTVENPARAGRLHILEVQRLIRFMPKVVIAVVPGWAAGGGHSLHVVCDLTIASVEHGRFKQTDADVGSFDAGYGSAYMARQVGQKLAREVFFLAEEYSAQRGYEMGTVNRAVPHAELEREAIAMARTILGKSPTAIRMLKFAFNAIDDGLVGQQIFAGEATRLAYGTDEAVEGRDSFLQKRDPDWSSFPYHY comes from the coding sequence ATGGTCTCTGAACTGTTCGATCCCGCCGAATGGATGCCGGCGCCGGGCGCCGACGCCTACACCGACATCACGGCGCACGTCTCGACCGACGGGCGGATCGCCCGCATCGCCTTCGACCGTCCGGAGGTGCGCAACGCGTTCCGGCCGCACACCGTCGACGAGCTGTACCGTGCGCTCGACACGGCGCGGCAGGACCCGCGCATCGGCGTCGTGCTGCTCACGGGCAACGGGCCGAGCCCCAAGGACGGCGGCTGGGCGTTCTGCTCGGGCGGCGACCAGCGCATCCGCGGCCGCGACGGCTACAAGTACAGTGAGTCGGAGACGACGGTCGAGAACCCGGCGCGTGCGGGGCGCCTGCACATCCTCGAGGTACAGCGGCTCATCCGGTTCATGCCGAAGGTCGTCATCGCGGTCGTGCCGGGCTGGGCGGCCGGCGGCGGGCACTCGCTGCACGTCGTGTGCGACCTGACCATCGCCTCGGTCGAGCACGGCCGGTTCAAGCAGACCGACGCCGACGTCGGCTCGTTCGACGCCGGGTACGGCTCGGCGTACATGGCGCGGCAGGTAGGGCAGAAGCTCGCGCGCGAGGTGTTCTTCCTGGCCGAGGAGTACTCCGCGCAGCGCGGCTACGAGATGGGCACGGTCAACCGGGCCGTGCCGCACGCCGAGCTCGAGCGCGAGGCGATCGCGATGGCCCGCACGATCCTCGGCAAGTCGCCCACGGCGATCCGCATGCTGAAGTTCGCGTTCAACGCGATCGACGACGGGCTCGTGGGCCAGCAGATCTTCGCGGGCGAGGCGACCCGCCTCGCCTACGGCACCGACGAGGCCGTCGAGGGGCGCGACTCGTTCCTGCAGAAGCGCGATCCCGACTGGTCGTCGTTCCCGTATCACTACTGA
- a CDS encoding VOC family protein produces MSLFITCPVESVERATAFYTALGWTLNAEMSDQNVSCFAIAPEQYVMLGSREMYASVGGVEELVGGPDTPSKVTVSFDLGSREAVDDLVERAGAAGGRIGDTDDYPFMYQRQFDDPDGYHYSPFWMKPDADTTA; encoded by the coding sequence ATGAGCCTCTTCATCACCTGCCCCGTCGAGAGCGTCGAGCGCGCGACCGCCTTCTACACCGCTCTCGGCTGGACGCTCAACGCCGAGATGTCCGACCAGAACGTGTCCTGCTTCGCGATCGCGCCCGAGCAGTACGTCATGCTCGGCAGCCGCGAGATGTACGCGAGCGTCGGCGGCGTCGAAGAGCTGGTCGGCGGGCCCGACACCCCTTCGAAGGTCACGGTCTCGTTCGACCTCGGCAGCCGCGAGGCGGTCGACGATCTCGTCGAGCGCGCCGGCGCCGCCGGCGGGCGGATCGGCGACACCGACGACTACCCCTTCATGTATCAGCGCCAGTTCGACGATCCCGACGGCTATCACTACTCGCCGTTCTGGATGAAGCCGGACGCCGACACGACCGCGTGA
- a CDS encoding winged helix-turn-helix transcriptional regulator → MSGLPAALDVVGARWALLIVERLLDGPQRYGDLQRDLGVPTNILATRLRELEAAGVLSRLPLRHNTRAYALTDRGLALREAIVALGRWGEGDV, encoded by the coding sequence GTGAGCGGCCTCCCCGCGGCCCTCGACGTCGTCGGGGCGCGGTGGGCCCTGCTCATCGTGGAGCGTCTGCTCGACGGGCCCCAGCGGTACGGCGATCTGCAGCGCGACCTCGGGGTGCCGACGAACATCCTCGCGACCCGCCTGCGCGAGCTCGAGGCGGCCGGCGTGCTGTCGCGTCTGCCCCTCCGGCACAACACCCGGGCCTACGCGCTGACCGATCGCGGGCTCGCCCTGCGCGAGGCGATCGTCGCGCTCGGGCGCTGGGGCGAGGGCGACGTCTAG